One Lutra lutra chromosome 7, mLutLut1.2, whole genome shotgun sequence DNA window includes the following coding sequences:
- the CCNDBP1 gene encoding cyclin-D1-binding protein 1 isoform X6, producing the protein MASAAAPTAAVPTVVPPLEQLRRLAVELRLLLPGLRVGEARETTKEFNPETFWRKLNEAAVNVAREATTLTEVFSRVPLPSPQETKRFCEQVHAAIKTITAVYYSLPKDQGITLRKLVRNATLDIVDGMAQLVDVLFITPGQSPDNSDLISYNSVWTACQQVPRIPKDNKAAALSMLTKSVDLVKDAHEEMEQAVEECDPYCGLLNDTEDNSDSQGDEEDDRLGCPNNRDLYWSEEDQELIIPCLALVRASKACLKKIRISVAENGKKDQVAQLDDIVDISDEISPSVDDLALSIYPPMCHLTVRINSAKLVSVLKKALEITKASHVTPQPEDSWIPLLINAVDHCMNRIKELTQNELELGPHQSQRRR; encoded by the exons ATGGCGAGCGCAGCTGCACCTACAGCCGCGGTCCCCACCGTAGTTCCGCCTTTGGAGCAGCTCCGGCGATTGGCGGTGGAGCTGCGGTTGCTCTTGCCTGGATTGCGGG TCGGCGAAgcccgagagaccaccaaggagttTAATCCTGAGACGTTTTGGAGGAAACTCA ATGAGGCAGCTGTGAACGTGGCAAGGGAAGCCACGACTCTGACAGAAGTCTTCTCTCGAGTTCCACTGCCCTCTCCACAG GAAACCAAGAGGTTCTGTGAACAAGTCCATGCCGCCATCAAGACAATCACTGCAGTATACTATTCACTTCCCAAGGATCAGG GAATCACCCTGAGAAAGCTTGTACGGAACGCCACTCTGGACATCGTAGATGGAATGGCTCAACTTGTGGATGTGCTTTTCATTACTCCAGGTCAAAG CCCAGATAACAGTGACCTTATTTCCTACAACAGTGTCTGGACTGCATGCCAGCAGGTGCCTCGGATACCAAAAG ATAACAAAGCTGCAGCCCTTTCAATGCTGACGAAGAGTGTGGATCTTGTGAAGGATGCACATGAGGAAATGGAACAG GCCGTGGAAGAATGTGACCCATACTGTGGCCTCTTAAATGACACTGAGGACAACTCTGACAGCCAAGGTGATGAAGAGGATGATAGGTTGGGGTGTCCAAACAATCGGGACTTATACTGGTCAGAGGAGGATCAAGAGCTCATAATCCCATGTCTTGCACTGGTGAGAGCATCCAAAGCCTGCCTGAAGAAAATCCGGATCTCAGTGGcagagaatgggaagaaagaTCAGGTCGCCCAGCTGGATGACATTGTGGATATTTCTGATGAGATCAGCCCTAG TGTGGATGATTTGGCTCTGAGCATATATCCACCCATGTGCCACTTGACTGTGCGAATCAAT tctgCGAAACTTGTATCTGTCTTAAAGAAGGCACTTGAAATTACTAA AGCAAGTCATGTGACCCCACAGCCAGAAGATAGTTGGATCCCTTTACTCATTAATGCTGTTGATCATTGCATGAACAGAATCAAGGAACTCACTCAGAATGAACTTGAATT
- the CCNDBP1 gene encoding cyclin-D1-binding protein 1 isoform X3 — protein sequence MASAAAPTAAVPTVVPPLEQLRRLAVELRLLLPGLRVGEARETTKEFNPETFWRKLNEAAVNVAREATTLTEVFSRVPLPSPQETKRFCEQVHAAIKTITAVYYSLPKDQGITLRKLVRNATLDIVDGMAQLVDVLFITPGQSPDNSDLISYNSVWTACQQVPRIPKDNKAAALSMLTKSVDLVKDAHEEMEQAVEECDPYCGLLNDTEDNSDSQGDEEDDRLGCPNNRDLYWSEEDQELIIPCLALVRASKACLKKIRISVAENGKKDQVAQLDDIVDISDEISPSVDDLALSIYPPMCHLTVRINSAKLVSVLKKALEITKASHVTPQPEDSWIPLLINAVDHCMNRIKELTQNELELKDCILCLASSALHLFSPQEAGL from the exons ATGGCGAGCGCAGCTGCACCTACAGCCGCGGTCCCCACCGTAGTTCCGCCTTTGGAGCAGCTCCGGCGATTGGCGGTGGAGCTGCGGTTGCTCTTGCCTGGATTGCGGG TCGGCGAAgcccgagagaccaccaaggagttTAATCCTGAGACGTTTTGGAGGAAACTCA ATGAGGCAGCTGTGAACGTGGCAAGGGAAGCCACGACTCTGACAGAAGTCTTCTCTCGAGTTCCACTGCCCTCTCCACAG GAAACCAAGAGGTTCTGTGAACAAGTCCATGCCGCCATCAAGACAATCACTGCAGTATACTATTCACTTCCCAAGGATCAGG GAATCACCCTGAGAAAGCTTGTACGGAACGCCACTCTGGACATCGTAGATGGAATGGCTCAACTTGTGGATGTGCTTTTCATTACTCCAGGTCAAAG CCCAGATAACAGTGACCTTATTTCCTACAACAGTGTCTGGACTGCATGCCAGCAGGTGCCTCGGATACCAAAAG ATAACAAAGCTGCAGCCCTTTCAATGCTGACGAAGAGTGTGGATCTTGTGAAGGATGCACATGAGGAAATGGAACAG GCCGTGGAAGAATGTGACCCATACTGTGGCCTCTTAAATGACACTGAGGACAACTCTGACAGCCAAGGTGATGAAGAGGATGATAGGTTGGGGTGTCCAAACAATCGGGACTTATACTGGTCAGAGGAGGATCAAGAGCTCATAATCCCATGTCTTGCACTGGTGAGAGCATCCAAAGCCTGCCTGAAGAAAATCCGGATCTCAGTGGcagagaatgggaagaaagaTCAGGTCGCCCAGCTGGATGACATTGTGGATATTTCTGATGAGATCAGCCCTAG TGTGGATGATTTGGCTCTGAGCATATATCCACCCATGTGCCACTTGACTGTGCGAATCAAT tctgCGAAACTTGTATCTGTCTTAAAGAAGGCACTTGAAATTACTAA AGCAAGTCATGTGACCCCACAGCCAGAAGATAGTTGGATCCCTTTACTCATTAATGCTGTTGATCATTGCATGAACAGAATCAAGGAACTCACTCAGAATGAACTTGAATT
- the CCNDBP1 gene encoding cyclin-D1-binding protein 1 isoform X9, protein MASAAAPTAAVPTVVPPLEQLRRLAVELRLLLPGLRVGEARETTKEFNPETFWRKLNEAAVNVAREATTLTEVFSRVPLPSPQETKRFCEQVHAAIKTITAVYYSLPKDQGITLRKLVRNATLDIVDGMAQLVDVLFITPGQSPDNSDLISYNSVWTACQQVPRIPKDNKAAALSMLTKSVDLVKDAHEEMEQAVEECDPYCGLLNDTEDNSDSQGDEEDDRLGCPNNRDLYWSEEDQELIIPCLALVRASKACLKKIRISVAENGKKDQVAQLDDIVDISDEISPSVDDLALSIYPPMCHLTVRINSAKLVSVLKKALEITKASHVTPQPEDSWIPLLINAVDHCMNRIKELTQNELELKLP, encoded by the exons ATGGCGAGCGCAGCTGCACCTACAGCCGCGGTCCCCACCGTAGTTCCGCCTTTGGAGCAGCTCCGGCGATTGGCGGTGGAGCTGCGGTTGCTCTTGCCTGGATTGCGGG TCGGCGAAgcccgagagaccaccaaggagttTAATCCTGAGACGTTTTGGAGGAAACTCA ATGAGGCAGCTGTGAACGTGGCAAGGGAAGCCACGACTCTGACAGAAGTCTTCTCTCGAGTTCCACTGCCCTCTCCACAG GAAACCAAGAGGTTCTGTGAACAAGTCCATGCCGCCATCAAGACAATCACTGCAGTATACTATTCACTTCCCAAGGATCAGG GAATCACCCTGAGAAAGCTTGTACGGAACGCCACTCTGGACATCGTAGATGGAATGGCTCAACTTGTGGATGTGCTTTTCATTACTCCAGGTCAAAG CCCAGATAACAGTGACCTTATTTCCTACAACAGTGTCTGGACTGCATGCCAGCAGGTGCCTCGGATACCAAAAG ATAACAAAGCTGCAGCCCTTTCAATGCTGACGAAGAGTGTGGATCTTGTGAAGGATGCACATGAGGAAATGGAACAG GCCGTGGAAGAATGTGACCCATACTGTGGCCTCTTAAATGACACTGAGGACAACTCTGACAGCCAAGGTGATGAAGAGGATGATAGGTTGGGGTGTCCAAACAATCGGGACTTATACTGGTCAGAGGAGGATCAAGAGCTCATAATCCCATGTCTTGCACTGGTGAGAGCATCCAAAGCCTGCCTGAAGAAAATCCGGATCTCAGTGGcagagaatgggaagaaagaTCAGGTCGCCCAGCTGGATGACATTGTGGATATTTCTGATGAGATCAGCCCTAG TGTGGATGATTTGGCTCTGAGCATATATCCACCCATGTGCCACTTGACTGTGCGAATCAAT tctgCGAAACTTGTATCTGTCTTAAAGAAGGCACTTGAAATTACTAA AGCAAGTCATGTGACCCCACAGCCAGAAGATAGTTGGATCCCTTTACTCATTAATGCTGTTGATCATTGCATGAACAGAATCAAGGAACTCACTCAGAATGAACTTGAATT
- the CCNDBP1 gene encoding cyclin-D1-binding protein 1 isoform X8 → MASAAAPTAAVPTVVPPLEQLRRLAVELRLLLPGLRVGEARETTKEFNPETFWRKLNEAAVNVAREATTLTEVFSRVPLPSPQETKRFCEQVHAAIKTITAVYYSLPKDQGITLRKLVRNATLDIVDGMAQLVDVLFITPGQSPDNSDLISYNSVWTACQQVPRIPKDNKAAALSMLTKSVDLVKDAHEEMEQAVEECDPYCGLLNDTEDNSDSQGDEEDDRLGCPNNRDLYWSEEDQELIIPCLALVRASKACLKKIRISVAENGKKDQVAQLDDIVDISDEISPSVDDLALSIYPPMCHLTVRINSAKLVSVLKKALEITKASHVTPQPEDSWIPLLINAVDHCMNRIKELTQNELELDHK, encoded by the exons ATGGCGAGCGCAGCTGCACCTACAGCCGCGGTCCCCACCGTAGTTCCGCCTTTGGAGCAGCTCCGGCGATTGGCGGTGGAGCTGCGGTTGCTCTTGCCTGGATTGCGGG TCGGCGAAgcccgagagaccaccaaggagttTAATCCTGAGACGTTTTGGAGGAAACTCA ATGAGGCAGCTGTGAACGTGGCAAGGGAAGCCACGACTCTGACAGAAGTCTTCTCTCGAGTTCCACTGCCCTCTCCACAG GAAACCAAGAGGTTCTGTGAACAAGTCCATGCCGCCATCAAGACAATCACTGCAGTATACTATTCACTTCCCAAGGATCAGG GAATCACCCTGAGAAAGCTTGTACGGAACGCCACTCTGGACATCGTAGATGGAATGGCTCAACTTGTGGATGTGCTTTTCATTACTCCAGGTCAAAG CCCAGATAACAGTGACCTTATTTCCTACAACAGTGTCTGGACTGCATGCCAGCAGGTGCCTCGGATACCAAAAG ATAACAAAGCTGCAGCCCTTTCAATGCTGACGAAGAGTGTGGATCTTGTGAAGGATGCACATGAGGAAATGGAACAG GCCGTGGAAGAATGTGACCCATACTGTGGCCTCTTAAATGACACTGAGGACAACTCTGACAGCCAAGGTGATGAAGAGGATGATAGGTTGGGGTGTCCAAACAATCGGGACTTATACTGGTCAGAGGAGGATCAAGAGCTCATAATCCCATGTCTTGCACTGGTGAGAGCATCCAAAGCCTGCCTGAAGAAAATCCGGATCTCAGTGGcagagaatgggaagaaagaTCAGGTCGCCCAGCTGGATGACATTGTGGATATTTCTGATGAGATCAGCCCTAG TGTGGATGATTTGGCTCTGAGCATATATCCACCCATGTGCCACTTGACTGTGCGAATCAAT tctgCGAAACTTGTATCTGTCTTAAAGAAGGCACTTGAAATTACTAA AGCAAGTCATGTGACCCCACAGCCAGAAGATAGTTGGATCCCTTTACTCATTAATGCTGTTGATCATTGCATGAACAGAATCAAGGAACTCACTCAGAATGAACTTGAATT
- the CCNDBP1 gene encoding cyclin-D1-binding protein 1 isoform X1, protein MASAAAPTAAVPTVVPPLEQLRRLAVELRLLLPGLRVGEARETTKEFNPETFWRKLNEAAVNVAREATTLTEVFSRVPLPSPQETKRFCEQVHAAIKTITAVYYSLPKDQGITLRKLVRNATLDIVDGMAQLVDVLFITPGQSPDNSDLISYNSVWTACQQVPRIPKDNKAAALSMLTKSVDLVKDAHEEMEQAVEECDPYCGLLNDTEDNSDSQGDEEDDRLGCPNNRDLYWSEEDQELIIPCLALVRASKACLKKIRISVAENGKKDQVAQLDDIVDISDEISPSVDDLALSIYPPMCHLTVRINSAKLVSVLKKALEITKASHVTPQPEDSWIPLLINAVDHCMNRIKELTQNELEFKGCGRHNERRNNEGRYLQHLKPAKDSYRELLQINKEERQKHQKESRQS, encoded by the exons ATGGCGAGCGCAGCTGCACCTACAGCCGCGGTCCCCACCGTAGTTCCGCCTTTGGAGCAGCTCCGGCGATTGGCGGTGGAGCTGCGGTTGCTCTTGCCTGGATTGCGGG TCGGCGAAgcccgagagaccaccaaggagttTAATCCTGAGACGTTTTGGAGGAAACTCA ATGAGGCAGCTGTGAACGTGGCAAGGGAAGCCACGACTCTGACAGAAGTCTTCTCTCGAGTTCCACTGCCCTCTCCACAG GAAACCAAGAGGTTCTGTGAACAAGTCCATGCCGCCATCAAGACAATCACTGCAGTATACTATTCACTTCCCAAGGATCAGG GAATCACCCTGAGAAAGCTTGTACGGAACGCCACTCTGGACATCGTAGATGGAATGGCTCAACTTGTGGATGTGCTTTTCATTACTCCAGGTCAAAG CCCAGATAACAGTGACCTTATTTCCTACAACAGTGTCTGGACTGCATGCCAGCAGGTGCCTCGGATACCAAAAG ATAACAAAGCTGCAGCCCTTTCAATGCTGACGAAGAGTGTGGATCTTGTGAAGGATGCACATGAGGAAATGGAACAG GCCGTGGAAGAATGTGACCCATACTGTGGCCTCTTAAATGACACTGAGGACAACTCTGACAGCCAAGGTGATGAAGAGGATGATAGGTTGGGGTGTCCAAACAATCGGGACTTATACTGGTCAGAGGAGGATCAAGAGCTCATAATCCCATGTCTTGCACTGGTGAGAGCATCCAAAGCCTGCCTGAAGAAAATCCGGATCTCAGTGGcagagaatgggaagaaagaTCAGGTCGCCCAGCTGGATGACATTGTGGATATTTCTGATGAGATCAGCCCTAG TGTGGATGATTTGGCTCTGAGCATATATCCACCCATGTGCCACTTGACTGTGCGAATCAAT tctgCGAAACTTGTATCTGTCTTAAAGAAGGCACTTGAAATTACTAA AGCAAGTCATGTGACCCCACAGCCAGAAGATAGTTGGATCCCTTTACTCATTAATGCTGTTGATCATTGCATGAACAGAATCAAGGAACTCACTCAGAATGAACTTGAATT CAAAGGATGTGGCAGACACaatgagagaagaaataatgaaggaaGATACTTGCAACATCTGAAACCAGCAAAGGACTCATACAGGGAACTCCTACAGATCAacaaggaggagaggcagaaacacCAAAAGGAAAGTAGgcaaagttaa
- the CCNDBP1 gene encoding cyclin-D1-binding protein 1 isoform X4 — protein MASAAAPTAAVPTVVPPLEQLRRLAVELRLLLPGLRVGEARETTKEFNPETFWRKLNEAAVNVAREATTLTEVFSRVPLPSPQETKRFCEQVHAAIKTITAVYYSLPKDQGITLRKLVRNATLDIVDGMAQLVDVLFITPGQSPDNSDLISYNSVWTACQQVPRIPKDNKAAALSMLTKSVDLVKDAHEEMEQAVEECDPYCGLLNDTEDNSDSQGDEEDDRLGCPNNRDLYWSEEDQELIIPCLALVRASKACLKKIRISVAENGKKDQVAQLDDIVDISDEISPSVDDLALSIYPPMCHLTVRINSAKLVSVLKKALEITKASHVTPQPEDSWIPLLINAVDHCMNRIKELTQNELELENEAIPYCLGIFSSSCS, from the exons ATGGCGAGCGCAGCTGCACCTACAGCCGCGGTCCCCACCGTAGTTCCGCCTTTGGAGCAGCTCCGGCGATTGGCGGTGGAGCTGCGGTTGCTCTTGCCTGGATTGCGGG TCGGCGAAgcccgagagaccaccaaggagttTAATCCTGAGACGTTTTGGAGGAAACTCA ATGAGGCAGCTGTGAACGTGGCAAGGGAAGCCACGACTCTGACAGAAGTCTTCTCTCGAGTTCCACTGCCCTCTCCACAG GAAACCAAGAGGTTCTGTGAACAAGTCCATGCCGCCATCAAGACAATCACTGCAGTATACTATTCACTTCCCAAGGATCAGG GAATCACCCTGAGAAAGCTTGTACGGAACGCCACTCTGGACATCGTAGATGGAATGGCTCAACTTGTGGATGTGCTTTTCATTACTCCAGGTCAAAG CCCAGATAACAGTGACCTTATTTCCTACAACAGTGTCTGGACTGCATGCCAGCAGGTGCCTCGGATACCAAAAG ATAACAAAGCTGCAGCCCTTTCAATGCTGACGAAGAGTGTGGATCTTGTGAAGGATGCACATGAGGAAATGGAACAG GCCGTGGAAGAATGTGACCCATACTGTGGCCTCTTAAATGACACTGAGGACAACTCTGACAGCCAAGGTGATGAAGAGGATGATAGGTTGGGGTGTCCAAACAATCGGGACTTATACTGGTCAGAGGAGGATCAAGAGCTCATAATCCCATGTCTTGCACTGGTGAGAGCATCCAAAGCCTGCCTGAAGAAAATCCGGATCTCAGTGGcagagaatgggaagaaagaTCAGGTCGCCCAGCTGGATGACATTGTGGATATTTCTGATGAGATCAGCCCTAG TGTGGATGATTTGGCTCTGAGCATATATCCACCCATGTGCCACTTGACTGTGCGAATCAAT tctgCGAAACTTGTATCTGTCTTAAAGAAGGCACTTGAAATTACTAA AGCAAGTCATGTGACCCCACAGCCAGAAGATAGTTGGATCCCTTTACTCATTAATGCTGTTGATCATTGCATGAACAGAATCAAGGAACTCACTCAGAATGAACTTGAATT
- the CCNDBP1 gene encoding cyclin-D1-binding protein 1 isoform X7 has protein sequence MASAAAPTAAVPTVVPPLEQLRRLAVELRLLLPGLRVGEARETTKEFNPETFWRKLNEAAVNVAREATTLTEVFSRVPLPSPQETKRFCEQVHAAIKTITAVYYSLPKDQGITLRKLVRNATLDIVDGMAQLVDVLFITPGQSPDNSDLISYNSVWTACQQVPRIPKDNKAAALSMLTKSVDLVKDAHEEMEQAVEECDPYCGLLNDTEDNSDSQGDEEDDRLGCPNNRDLYWSEEDQELIIPCLALVRASKACLKKIRISVAENGKKDQVAQLDDIVDISDEISPSVDDLALSIYPPMCHLTVRINSAKLVSVLKKALEITKASHVTPQPEDSWIPLLINAVDHCMNRIKELTQNELELFSWFSAYS, from the exons ATGGCGAGCGCAGCTGCACCTACAGCCGCGGTCCCCACCGTAGTTCCGCCTTTGGAGCAGCTCCGGCGATTGGCGGTGGAGCTGCGGTTGCTCTTGCCTGGATTGCGGG TCGGCGAAgcccgagagaccaccaaggagttTAATCCTGAGACGTTTTGGAGGAAACTCA ATGAGGCAGCTGTGAACGTGGCAAGGGAAGCCACGACTCTGACAGAAGTCTTCTCTCGAGTTCCACTGCCCTCTCCACAG GAAACCAAGAGGTTCTGTGAACAAGTCCATGCCGCCATCAAGACAATCACTGCAGTATACTATTCACTTCCCAAGGATCAGG GAATCACCCTGAGAAAGCTTGTACGGAACGCCACTCTGGACATCGTAGATGGAATGGCTCAACTTGTGGATGTGCTTTTCATTACTCCAGGTCAAAG CCCAGATAACAGTGACCTTATTTCCTACAACAGTGTCTGGACTGCATGCCAGCAGGTGCCTCGGATACCAAAAG ATAACAAAGCTGCAGCCCTTTCAATGCTGACGAAGAGTGTGGATCTTGTGAAGGATGCACATGAGGAAATGGAACAG GCCGTGGAAGAATGTGACCCATACTGTGGCCTCTTAAATGACACTGAGGACAACTCTGACAGCCAAGGTGATGAAGAGGATGATAGGTTGGGGTGTCCAAACAATCGGGACTTATACTGGTCAGAGGAGGATCAAGAGCTCATAATCCCATGTCTTGCACTGGTGAGAGCATCCAAAGCCTGCCTGAAGAAAATCCGGATCTCAGTGGcagagaatgggaagaaagaTCAGGTCGCCCAGCTGGATGACATTGTGGATATTTCTGATGAGATCAGCCCTAG TGTGGATGATTTGGCTCTGAGCATATATCCACCCATGTGCCACTTGACTGTGCGAATCAAT tctgCGAAACTTGTATCTGTCTTAAAGAAGGCACTTGAAATTACTAA AGCAAGTCATGTGACCCCACAGCCAGAAGATAGTTGGATCCCTTTACTCATTAATGCTGTTGATCATTGCATGAACAGAATCAAGGAACTCACTCAGAATGAACTTGAATT
- the CCNDBP1 gene encoding cyclin-D1-binding protein 1 isoform X5: MASAAAPTAAVPTVVPPLEQLRRLAVELRLLLPGLRVGEARETTKEFNPETFWRKLNEAAVNVAREATTLTEVFSRVPLPSPQETKRFCEQVHAAIKTITAVYYSLPKDQGITLRKLVRNATLDIVDGMAQLVDVLFITPGQSPDNSDLISYNSVWTACQQVPRIPKDNKAAALSMLTKSVDLVKDAHEEMEQAVEECDPYCGLLNDTEDNSDSQGDEEDDRLGCPNNRDLYWSEEDQELIIPCLALVRASKACLKKIRISVAENGKKDQVAQLDDIVDISDEISPSVDDLALSIYPPMCHLTVRINSAKLVSVLKKALEITKASHVTPQPEDSWIPLLINAVDHCMNRIKELTQNELELTFADSQLADDSLRI, encoded by the exons ATGGCGAGCGCAGCTGCACCTACAGCCGCGGTCCCCACCGTAGTTCCGCCTTTGGAGCAGCTCCGGCGATTGGCGGTGGAGCTGCGGTTGCTCTTGCCTGGATTGCGGG TCGGCGAAgcccgagagaccaccaaggagttTAATCCTGAGACGTTTTGGAGGAAACTCA ATGAGGCAGCTGTGAACGTGGCAAGGGAAGCCACGACTCTGACAGAAGTCTTCTCTCGAGTTCCACTGCCCTCTCCACAG GAAACCAAGAGGTTCTGTGAACAAGTCCATGCCGCCATCAAGACAATCACTGCAGTATACTATTCACTTCCCAAGGATCAGG GAATCACCCTGAGAAAGCTTGTACGGAACGCCACTCTGGACATCGTAGATGGAATGGCTCAACTTGTGGATGTGCTTTTCATTACTCCAGGTCAAAG CCCAGATAACAGTGACCTTATTTCCTACAACAGTGTCTGGACTGCATGCCAGCAGGTGCCTCGGATACCAAAAG ATAACAAAGCTGCAGCCCTTTCAATGCTGACGAAGAGTGTGGATCTTGTGAAGGATGCACATGAGGAAATGGAACAG GCCGTGGAAGAATGTGACCCATACTGTGGCCTCTTAAATGACACTGAGGACAACTCTGACAGCCAAGGTGATGAAGAGGATGATAGGTTGGGGTGTCCAAACAATCGGGACTTATACTGGTCAGAGGAGGATCAAGAGCTCATAATCCCATGTCTTGCACTGGTGAGAGCATCCAAAGCCTGCCTGAAGAAAATCCGGATCTCAGTGGcagagaatgggaagaaagaTCAGGTCGCCCAGCTGGATGACATTGTGGATATTTCTGATGAGATCAGCCCTAG TGTGGATGATTTGGCTCTGAGCATATATCCACCCATGTGCCACTTGACTGTGCGAATCAAT tctgCGAAACTTGTATCTGTCTTAAAGAAGGCACTTGAAATTACTAA AGCAAGTCATGTGACCCCACAGCCAGAAGATAGTTGGATCCCTTTACTCATTAATGCTGTTGATCATTGCATGAACAGAATCAAGGAACTCACTCAGAATGAACTTGAATT
- the CCNDBP1 gene encoding cyclin-D1-binding protein 1 isoform X2: MASAAAPTAAVPTVVPPLEQLRRLAVELRLLLPGLRVGEARETTKEFNPETFWRKLNEAAVNVAREATTLTEVFSRVPLPSPQETKRFCEQVHAAIKTITAVYYSLPKDQGITLRKLVRNATLDIVDGMAQLVDVLFITPGQSPDNSDLISYNSVWTACQQVPRIPKDNKAAALSMLTKSVDLVKDAHEEMEQAVEECDPYCGLLNDTEDNSDSQGDEEDDRLGCPNNRDLYWSEEDQELIIPCLALVRASKACLKKIRISVAENGKKDQVAQLDDIVDISDEISPSVDDLALSIYPPMCHLTVRINSAKLVSVLKKALEITKASHVTPQPEDSWIPLLINAVDHCMNRIKELTQNELELMHSGSNRVLFTPRQAGKRTEKEQR; this comes from the exons ATGGCGAGCGCAGCTGCACCTACAGCCGCGGTCCCCACCGTAGTTCCGCCTTTGGAGCAGCTCCGGCGATTGGCGGTGGAGCTGCGGTTGCTCTTGCCTGGATTGCGGG TCGGCGAAgcccgagagaccaccaaggagttTAATCCTGAGACGTTTTGGAGGAAACTCA ATGAGGCAGCTGTGAACGTGGCAAGGGAAGCCACGACTCTGACAGAAGTCTTCTCTCGAGTTCCACTGCCCTCTCCACAG GAAACCAAGAGGTTCTGTGAACAAGTCCATGCCGCCATCAAGACAATCACTGCAGTATACTATTCACTTCCCAAGGATCAGG GAATCACCCTGAGAAAGCTTGTACGGAACGCCACTCTGGACATCGTAGATGGAATGGCTCAACTTGTGGATGTGCTTTTCATTACTCCAGGTCAAAG CCCAGATAACAGTGACCTTATTTCCTACAACAGTGTCTGGACTGCATGCCAGCAGGTGCCTCGGATACCAAAAG ATAACAAAGCTGCAGCCCTTTCAATGCTGACGAAGAGTGTGGATCTTGTGAAGGATGCACATGAGGAAATGGAACAG GCCGTGGAAGAATGTGACCCATACTGTGGCCTCTTAAATGACACTGAGGACAACTCTGACAGCCAAGGTGATGAAGAGGATGATAGGTTGGGGTGTCCAAACAATCGGGACTTATACTGGTCAGAGGAGGATCAAGAGCTCATAATCCCATGTCTTGCACTGGTGAGAGCATCCAAAGCCTGCCTGAAGAAAATCCGGATCTCAGTGGcagagaatgggaagaaagaTCAGGTCGCCCAGCTGGATGACATTGTGGATATTTCTGATGAGATCAGCCCTAG TGTGGATGATTTGGCTCTGAGCATATATCCACCCATGTGCCACTTGACTGTGCGAATCAAT tctgCGAAACTTGTATCTGTCTTAAAGAAGGCACTTGAAATTACTAA AGCAAGTCATGTGACCCCACAGCCAGAAGATAGTTGGATCCCTTTACTCATTAATGCTGTTGATCATTGCATGAACAGAATCAAGGAACTCACTCAGAATGAACTTGAATT